A window of the Streptomyces luomodiensis genome harbors these coding sequences:
- a CDS encoding GNAT family N-acetyltransferase — MRIRTSTMEELPVLQDIERAAGLCFRDIGMDEVADDEPLSLAELSRYQRAGRAWVAVDDDDRAMAYLITDPVDGNIHIEQVSVHPDSARRGVGRSLIDHIAARAAADGVPALTLTTFVDVAWNAPYYAARCGFRTLTEAELTPGLREIRRSEAGHGLDRWPRVCMRRDVGPGADRDVGPGADRGHGRA, encoded by the coding sequence GTGCGGATTCGAACGAGCACCATGGAAGAACTCCCCGTCCTCCAGGACATAGAGCGCGCCGCCGGACTCTGCTTCCGGGACATCGGAATGGACGAAGTCGCCGATGACGAGCCCCTGAGCCTGGCCGAGCTGAGCCGCTACCAGCGGGCCGGGCGGGCCTGGGTCGCGGTGGACGACGACGACCGGGCGATGGCGTACCTGATCACCGACCCCGTCGACGGAAACATCCATATCGAGCAGGTCTCGGTCCACCCCGACAGCGCCCGCCGTGGCGTCGGGCGGTCCCTGATCGACCACATCGCGGCGCGGGCCGCCGCCGACGGCGTCCCCGCGCTCACCCTGACCACCTTCGTCGACGTGGCCTGGAACGCCCCGTACTACGCCGCGCGGTGCGGCTTCCGGACCCTGACCGAGGCCGAACTGACCCCCGGCCTCCGCGAGATCCGGCGCAGTGAGGCCGGCCACGGACTGGACCGCTGGCCACGGGTGTGCATGCGCAGGGACGTGGGGCCGGGGGCGGATCGGGACGTGGGGCCGGGGGCGGATCGGGGGCACGGCAGGGCGTAG